CTGCTTGCACcagcctcctgcttctccttcaaGAAAGCCAGGATTAGAGATGAGAGCTGTCACCTGCCTCACAGTTGTGTGTAGACTACCACCTTAAGACTTTCTGTTCTAGAATTTGCTtagctattttaaaattctgGGGTCTGTTTGTAGCTTGTAAACGAGTGATGGGGTTTCGCATGTTTCTCCCTTGGAATCCCTTCCAtaaaggggactttttttttctcagcttaaatttttcttttttgtatattttcgttttttttaattttctttattttacattccaaccactgttctctctcccatccttcctcctgccccccccttcttaaatttttcttaaagtaaGCTGCCTTGAGTTGCCCTCCTCCTGATACAGACTAAGAAGGGTTGGCTAAGAAGGACAGTTGAATTTGTTTGAGAAAAGGTGTGGCCTATATGGGGTTTCATTGGCCTGAAGTTCACTATGTAGCAGAGCGCTCCTCACCCTCCTCATTGCATTTATACGCAGGGAACCACCACACTAGACctgaggatttttattttttggaaagaaaccagagaaggcGGATAATTTGCCTTAAGCGTCTATCATATATCTTCTCTGAAATTAGTTACCCTGCCCATGGTCTGCACTGAAAGTTCCAGCTCTTGAGGTAGGAACAAGATCAGTGATCTTCATCGCTGGTGGACAAGGGGTCTAGAACAAGGCTGGCCTCTGAGAAaggcacctgcttctgcctctccactACTAATATTCAAGGTCTGGGACACCATACCTGACTGTGCTGTTAATTTTTGATGGAATTAGGAAATAATCCCAAGGTCTCTGCTCCACCACATTTGTCATGAGATTGCACGGGAGGTGTGGAGGAGAGTACCAGGGTGGCGTGGTTTGAGAGAGAGCTAGCCTTCCTCTGCCATAGTGGTGCTCACAGTTGGAATATATGTGGTCTTCTCAGCTGGCTCCCTGCTAACTTACTCAGCCTCGAACCTTGCCCAATAATGCTTCTGCATGTGACAGTCTTCTGCGCAGGCACACAGTAATAAAGGTGGGTCCGACCCGAGGCTTCCCACAGTTTTGGTTCAAGGTGACTTTAGAGATTTGCAGATGCACTGGACTTGTTGAACATCTGAAGTGCAGGGGTATGCACCAACACCCCCCTGGATATTTAGTGTGgttgagtgtgaatgtgtgtgtgtgtgtgtgtgactttgttgtacacacagaagagggcactagatctcccaggactggagttgtaggcagttgGAAGCTTTCAGGTGTGGATgtcaggaaccaaacccagatcagCAATGAAATCAGCACTGAGCCAGCCCCTGGTGGTGCATACGtgggttatttaattttttttaagtgcttgCTGTTGTGAGATGTGGGTCCTGGAAGAGCATAAGATGTGAGCAACTATACCAGGGTGATAATCATTTCAGGGCAGGTAATCCAGTGCCTGAGGGTTGAAGAAGAAATGCCAGGCAATCGCTCCCTAGGGTATAGTGCATGAAGCCGTGactcatttctctcctttcatactgtgtgtgtgtgtattagaaggtaggtgagagagaaagaacttaTGCATATGATAACAGTTCCATCTTTCAACAGATTTTGACAAATTGTTCATGCCTGTGATGGGGTCACAGGGAAAATTCAATATGCTGTGCACTTCAGCTTTGCATcacaaatgccccccccccaatccttTGTGATGCTGGGTATTGAATTCAACCACACATCTGAACATGTGTATTACTACTTTTGATTGGCTGAGTcactctatatagccctggccaGCCTACAGGTCATAGACCATACACAGGtttacatgcctctgcctccttggagTTACAGGAGGGAGCTGTGGTTTACATGGGACAGGGATGGGTGTGTGGAGGAAGATTAGGATGTAACGCATGCTACTGAAGCCATGTCTCTAAGCTCATTTTAAGTGTCCTCACCTGTAGTCCCTGTACTGACACGGAGCCTGCTTGGATGCATAGCAAGAGTCTGTGAACCAAGGACTGAAGCAGTTGTCTTATTTCAGCAGCTAATGGGAGAAATTTCTGTGCTTACTTTACAGAGAGACAATAACAACAAACCAGTAAATGGCCCCAAATCAGAGTCCATGGAAGACAGTCAATGTGGCCATGGGGAAGAGCAGAGATTGGATTTGAATTCACAACCCCTTGAAAATGTAGGGAAGAATGCAGAGAGCATGACAGGAATCGAGGTGGAGAATTGGACACCAAACAAGAAATCAAGCCCAGAGAGTCAAGTCAAGGGAGACCTCGATACAAATTTAACTGAGGTTGGAAAGCCCCGGTCCTCTGAAGATGACAAGCAACAAAGCCAGCCTTCCCCGATGTTTCCTCAGGCCATGAGAAACGGCATGAAAAATGTGTACTGTTTACCTACGGACACAAACCTTCCAATCAACAAATTGGATCTTGAAGAAATTAGCAAGGTGCTAGGAAATAGTTCCtctaaattgctgcctggcccctCCAACGGCAAGGATGCCATGAACTCTGTCGCTTCCGATAGGAGCTGTGATCATCTCAAGGGGTCGAGCGACACTTTGTTCTTCCAGAAGCCTGGCTTGAACTGCCAATCTGCTGCAGCCTCCACCATCCCTAAGGATCGTCCTGAGacacacagctctggctgtcaaCCCCAAAGCCCCGAGAAGATACCTAGTAAAGACCCTAAAGATGACTCTCCAGTTCAGCCAAGTCTTCTATCACTAATGAAAGACAGGAGACTCACCCTGGAACAAGTAGTAGCCATTGAAGCCCTTACGCAGCTTTCAGAAGCTCCATCCGAGAATTCCTCTCCATCAAAGCCAGAGAAGGGTGAAGAAacagatcagaggacagctagtCTGCTTGACAATTGCAAGGCTATCCTTAATTCTGTGAGAAAAGACCTCCAAGACACAAACATAAAGTGTCTTCAGCACCAGAACACAGAGTTCAAGTTGCCGGATAGCTCAGCTACTAACCAAACACTTAAAGATTCAGATTCACTTACAGCTGGAGACGAACCTACCCTTGATAGTTCTAAGAATTCATATCCATTGCCAGTAGAAAGTCATAATCCAGAAGACTGCAGTCAGGCACTAAACGGCGACCAAAAGTTGAATTCccagcatgagccaccatgccaggaTGTGCCCTACAGTCAAATTGAAGAAGATGTTGCAGCCCAATTAACCCAGCTTGCATCTACAATTAATTACAATCACATAAACCCAGACGTCAAGAATGCCGGAAGTACACCAGGGAGCCTTGCTGCAAAGAATACACAGCAGAAACCTAGTCAGGAGAAAGGCATGGCACAAGAGAAACCAGCATCGAGTATACAAAACAAACCTAGTGTACCACCAGCAAAGCCAAAGAACAAGACccagaagaaagcaaaacaaacccccaaaacagACAAGCGGAAAAAGGAACCTCCACTCCCTAGCTCTCAAAAAAACGATCAGAAGCAAGAGCAACTTGCAACTCAGTATAGTAATATGCATGACATTTGGATATCATCCAAATTTCAAAGAtttggccagtctggtccacacaGCGTTCCTAACATGTTTGGAAACCCTGCTATCTTTTCCCAGAAATTGAAACCAATAGCTCAGAATAACATACCCTTACAACCCTATATGACATTTCTTCCTCTCCGTCAGATAAAATTCACAAGACAATCTGAACTGGCAAAGGAGAATGTTAAAGTCGAGCCACCAGATGCTCTACCAACATGCCAAATCAAGACAGAATCCAGCGGGCAGGCAATTGCAGAGCCGGTAGATAATTCTCAGGTACAGTCCTCAGTGAATAGCAGTGAGAAAGCTCAccctctgcctcagccctccCCTCAGTCCAACCAGTGTGCTAACATGATGCCTGGTGCTGCTCAAACACAGTTACAACTAGGCGCTCAAGAGAACCTGGTGCATCCGATACCACCGACGTTGCCTGGTACCTCTCCTGAGTCACCCTTGCCAGACCCAGCATCCATCCTCAGGAAAGGGAATGTGTCAGGTTCCAACGGAATGGCAGGTGTGAATGCGAAGCCAGAAGCGCAAGCACCAAGCCACGGACCACGGAGTGACTCCGCCACACACAGTGTCCAGATGGAGTTTTTTGAGCACATCAAGAAATACCTTAGAGACCCTGCAAAATTCTTGCAACCCGAAGTGAACGAGACAGAAGAGCCCACCTGTGACTGTAATGGTACGTGATTGTTGGTGTGCTTGTTTGCTTCTAATTCATCTTTGTAGTCTAGCTAAGATGCTCTAAGGAATTCTGTTCCTGTTTTTCTATTGTCCTTAGAGAAAAGGAAGTTTCAGCTGGGAAAAGTAAACTTTTTCAAGTGAAGAATAGGATTAAAGTAGTTCATTTTCATGACAAAGAATggatttcaattttaaaatatttgtttaaatatatagACTCCAACCTACAAGTATTTAATTTGATAGCTTTTTCTTGTGAAAAACCGAATGTGCAATAAAAACAAGTATGGTTGTAGATAGCCAAAAATATCTCATGTGCCCAGAAGCCATGATGGATGTTCTCTGGTTGGTGCTGAGGAAACTGGGTTTTACTAGGAAgcaattttttttgggggggggagggggtttgagacagggcttctctgttctatagaccaggctggcctcaaactcagatctgccagcctctgcctcctgagtgctgggattaagggccaTCACTGCCTGCCAGACAGAAGCCTGGGCTGTCTAATAGGAACTtgtcacaacaaaacaaaacaaatagagcTAAAGAAATGAGTCAGCCAGGCAGGCAGTGGTTCCCACACCATCTGCTACTCCGCCTTCAGGAGATCCTAACTGCATCCTCTACTGGGCACTGCAGTCACATGCACAgacaaagattttaaaagctgGAAGAGCTGGAAGAAATGTTTCAGAAGCGTTGTTCTCGCAGGTgacctaggttcagtccccagcgcAGATGCGGTGGGTCACACATCCACAACTGTTTCCAGGAAacccagcgccctcttctgacctcctggaGTAATTGCCATACActtggtacacacacatgcatatattcataCAGGGAAAACATTCGCATACATAAcattaaagggaaaaagaaagcttttcCTCAGGCTTAGGAGGATACActagtctctgcttcctggatgttGCAATTCAAGGTGTTTGCTGGCACAgatggctttttctttctctgaaacaAAACGGCCCTGTTTCTAAGACATCAGTCTCCACTGGTGTCACAATTACAGATCATTCTTTCTTGAAAAATTGTCTCATGTATGAGACATGAAAGTTTACCTTGTACCCTGACTAGTCACTGTCCAtccaggaggcagtggtgggagAATCTTCTTTGGCTTCTTAGCAAGGTCAAGGCAAGCACCGGACTGCATAGAGAGCGATAGGTATGAATCAGGACTGTTTGAGCTAGTTCACCTGCCGTGAAGTACTTTTCTGGGTTTCCTGAGTTCGTGGTTATTGGGTTTGGCAGGCCTGACAGCACATTGATGGACATTGAGTgccgtgatttttttttttaagtcagtgattctcaaccccTTGGGGGGTGACTGACCTTTGGCCACCATAAATATCAGCTTTGCATCGCTCACCACAGCCTCATGTACATGAGGATCTATAGAGGcctcagcattgggaaggttgagaggcGCTGTTCTAAGTGATGCCGTGTTCTTAAACACAGTCATCTCAGGAGCATCATTGTAAGTGAGCATCTTGTTTTCAGGATAGTATTAAAACACTCAAAAAGTAGGCCATTTTCAGATCGGTGCTTGTCCCACTTAGCAGTTTTGACATGTTAGACCTAAGCAGGGACTGTCCTGACATGCTTGATTTCATGTTATTCCGGGTCCCTTTATATTAGATGGAAGCCACAGTGCATACACACCCCAATCATTGCCAAATGTCGCTATGGGCAGAAACAtccctgttcttccagaggacccaggttcaattcccagcacccacgtggaggcTCAGAACCTTCATCCTTCACAGgcttttgcatgcatgtgtacaaacCCACATGCAaacatggagatccacctgcctctgccccgccTACCCCTCCAGGATAAAGGAGGTGGTGAAGCCAGTTTGGGTGTATCTTATTTTCTGCcttactttgttttgttatttttttttatttcaaatattccCTTGCTTGCTATACTGGTTCCCACCCCCTCATTACCAGCAAATCGACCTACAGCATTCTATGTGCCAAGGAAGCCCCCCCACATCTGAGATACATCCTCACACCAGAATAATGACTTGTAAAAATACCATGGCTAGAAATACAGTTGTCAGTTTTTGGATATAACTGATAATTGTAACAAGTAACTTTCTTGTACACCTGCATTATAAATACCGAAGCTAACTTTTCAGATTTATTAGCAGTGACTATAGATAACTACGTTCCAAAGTGGACGAGGGAGCCAGGTGTAATTGGCagtagagttcaaggtcatctttggctgctTAGTAGGTTGAGGCTCTACTGAGACCCCCATCTTAATAATTGCTAATCGTTAATAAAAAGGTAGACGAGAGAATAAATACAATCAACCCCCTTAAATTTTTTGGTCTTCTCTCCTTTGACGCCTAGAAGAATTAGGAGCCAGAAGGTGGCAACAGGGGCAAGTCCGATGCCAGGACCTGTTGTCTtattctttcaaaaagaaaaaagcccctGTGGTTTTTTTTGCGAAACTGGGTCTAATAATCTTATTCCTTCCACAGATGGAGGTACACAAAAAGACAAAGGCCCATATTATACACACCTGGGGGCAGGACCAAGTGTTGCTGCTGTCAGGGAGCTCATGGAGACTAGGTGAGGAGATGTGTTTCCCTGCTAAAACCATTCTTCCCTGCGAACCTGGGTCAGTGCAAGGGACCCTGAGGCGAATGAAGTCCGTCCTCCCAGGAGCTCGGGGCCCTGGAGACATGCCCCCACACTACAAAGCCTATTATTACTGTACAACGGTAGAAATAGGTCAGATGACCACCACCAATGCTGTAACCCTAACCTCCCGTCGCTTGTGTTGAGGTCAGGCTCTCCTTAGAACTGGGTAACAACCCGCCACACAGCAGCTGGCTTTTAGCTGATGTAATTGACAATGGTATCATTTGAACTCATGTTCATTTGTATCTACAGACTGTCATTATTAATTAGTcccacctcctctttcttctgtaCTCAGGTATGGCCATAAAGGAAAGGCAGTACGAATTGAGAAGGTAGAGTACACGGGGAAAGAAGGCAAGAGCTCGCAGGGCTGCCCAGTCGCCAAGTGTGTGAGTACCGCTAGTATGCTTTTCCTGGTTCTTGGGAGAATTGGTTTTTCACATAAGGTTTTGTTTTGGCCAAAGTGGAGACTACTAGAAAACTAGCATCCCTAATTAGGGTCATGCACATCAAAGGGCACCGATAAATTCCACCTAACACTACATGCCAATAACCCAATAGGAGACTAAGAGAAAGGTTTAGGAGGGAGGGATCGTGGAGTAGAACTACGCGTCAACTTTTCCCCTGGTCGTTGTTGGAGCTCCAggagttcttccagaggacccaggtccaacGCCCAGAGCCACACACAATCCACAATTGTCATTACTGTGTTCGTGTGTGGCAGAgaaacatgtaggcaaaacactcattggcatagtttttgtttcatgtgttttTGTAGCTCAGACTACATGTGTgaccctcctgtcttagcctcccagATACCATAGTTATAAACATGGCCACTCTGAACAAATATAAGAAATgggttttagtgtgtgtgcacatgtatactgcAGAGGAAATTCCCATGGATTCTAGGGATCCACTGACTTACCCATCTCCCTGACTCTTACTGATGAGTGCCTTCACTAAAATTGAACTTTTCTTAGAAACTGTAACTTCTTTATCTGCTATGAATGGGAATGGTTGAACCTTCCTGACTCAACATCTTCTCAAAATTTACACAAAGACATGTATGTAACCATCTAGAAGTCAAAGGATGGAGAACCAATGGCCATCAACAAAGGAATGCTGCAACAATATTATTAGGCTCTCCCAAACTCATACAGATGCCCGAGGTTCTGACACAAGCACCCATCACCACCAAGCACAGAGAATTTTAAATTTACCTATTTGTATTTAGTTGTGGTTGAATATTGAGTCCAAGATTTGGCACACACAAGACATGGTATGAGTCTCCACCCCACGCATGTTTATTGTGTTGTAAGAATGTAATTACCAGGAGCTGATTTTTC
The nucleotide sequence above comes from Microtus pennsylvanicus isolate mMicPen1 chromosome 7, mMicPen1.hap1, whole genome shotgun sequence. Encoded proteins:
- the Tet1 gene encoding methylcytosine dioxygenase TET1 isoform X3; this encodes MEDSQCGHGEEQRLDLNSQPLENVGKNAESMTGIEVENWTPNKKSSPESQVKGDLDTNLTEVGKPRSSEDDKQQSQPSPMFPQAMRNGMKNVYCLPTDTNLPINKLDLEEISKVLGNSSSKLLPGPSNGKDAMNSVASDRSCDHLKGSSDTLFFQKPGLNCQSAAASTIPKDRPETHSSGCQPQSPEKIPSKDPKDDSPVQPSLLSLMKDRRLTLEQVVAIEALTQLSEAPSENSSPSKPEKGEETDQRTASLLDNCKAILNSVRKDLQDTNIKCLQHQNTEFKLPDSSATNQTLKDSDSLTAGDEPTLDSSKNSYPLPVESHNPEDCSQALNGDQKLNSQHEPPCQDVPYSQIEEDVAAQLTQLASTINYNHINPDVKNAGSTPGSLAAKNTQQKPSQEKGMAQEKPASSIQNKPSVPPAKPKNKTQKKAKQTPKTDKRKKEPPLPSSQKNDQKQEQLATQYSNMHDIWISSKFQRFGQSGPHSVPNMFGNPAIFSQKLKPIAQNNIPLQPYMTFLPLRQIKFTRQSELAKENVKVEPPDALPTCQIKTESSGQAIAEPVDNSQVQSSVNSSEKAHPLPQPSPQSNQCANMMPGAAQTQLQLGAQENLVHPIPPTLPGTSPESPLPDPASILRKGNVSGSNGMAGVNAKPEAQAPSHGPRSDSATHSVQMEFFEHIKKYLRDPAKFLQPEVNETEEPTCDCNDGGTQKDKGPYYTHLGAGPSVAAVRELMETRYGHKGKAVRIEKVEYTGKEGKSSQGCPVAKCILRRSGSEEKILCLARVRPGHFCATTVMVVVIMIWEAIPRPMADYLYEELTINLRSYSGHPTDRRCTLNENRTCTCQGLNPKTCGASFSFGCSWSMFLNGCKFGRSPNPRKFRLAPNYPLNSYYRRITGSRRFSRRRRMRPVKPRQMFPEHRAQEKKLEELFQKLADDLAPIYKQMAPVAYQNQVKYEDVAGDCRLGTKKGRPFSGVTCCLDFCAHSHRDIHNMINGSTVVCTLLRKDVRDKNNPEDEQLHVLPLHRLADTDEFGSREGMEEKIRSGAIEIVQPSRKKQLRFNEPIPRCGKRRTTMVEQNKKPAPTALKRKRSSSSSDNTKSFSSASSTHHPVNEEAGTCTYNNTASGGFPETSSSVPCTMPSGANVAAGAGTEQPGEAAALPQPSLPIADTPLSSPSEQLPFLNCAHELDSCQVEDGQHSEAEEPLSDGALSDDQSSEDDEPEIQEYWSDNELIFLNPSYGGVAIAPIHGSVMIECARRELHATTPVENANRNDPLRMSLVFYQHKGLILPSHGFYFNRIKFESKIFKKKAAERKGPDKSSFVANLLCNIPSRIAPTLTRDNVVTVSPYALTHVAGPYNHWI